The Aeromonas encheleia genomic sequence TCGCTTCCCCATGACCAAGCTGCCCCACCCCAGACTCCACCAGCTGCTGACCCTGCTCCATGCCGAACCGCTGCCACAGGAAGAGCTCGCCCATCGCCTCAATGTTTCCACCCGCACGGTACGCACCGACGTGGCGACCCTCAACGAGCTGATTGCCACCCACGGTGGCCATCTGATCCACCAGCGCGGCTGCGGCTACCAGCTCAAGATCTACAATCAGGGGCTGTTTGATGAGTTGCTGGCGGCGCAGGAGCAGGAGAGCAGCCTGCCCCGCACCAGCCGTGAGCGGGTGCTGCATCTGCAGCTGCTGCTGCTCACCGCCGAACAGGGGATCAAGCTCGATGAGCTGGCGGATACCTGGTATCTGAGCCGGGCCGCGCTGCAGGGGGACATGGCGGAAGTGCGGGAGCGGCTTGCCCATTTCGGGCTCAGCATCGACAGCAAGCCGCGACTCGGCATGCGCATCCAGGGGGAGGAGACGGCGATCCGGGCCTGCCTTACCCAGTTGCTCTATCGGGAACAGATCCGCAACCACCCGTTGCAAGGCTTGCTGCCGAACCTCTGCCCCAGCAAGACGCGGGAGGTCATCGGTAATCGCATTCATGCGCAGCTCGGACATCATCAGCTGCGGCTGGCGGACGAAAGCCTGCAACAGCTCACCATCTACTGCGCCGTCGCCCTGCTGCGGCAGGCGGCAGGCCACGAACTGCTGGCGTTCAGCAGCGAGGACCTCACCGCCCCCCTGGCGGCAGTGGCCCGCGACATCTATGCCGAGCTGCCGACCCTGACACCGCCGGGCGAGCAGGAGATCATCTGCCTCGCCATCCAGATCCAGGCCCGTCTCATCGCCGATACCCCGCAGCTCAGCCCGACCATGGCAGCCGAGAGCGCCCAGCTGGTCGCGCACCTGCTGGACTACATCCACCAGCACTATCCCTATGATCTGCGCCACGACAGCCAGCTGCACTCCGATCTGCTGACCCACATCAGCGCCATGCTGCTGCGGATCAAATACCAGATCGGCAGCCACAATCCGCTGGCGGAACACATCAGGCAATATTATCCCCTCGCCTACGACATCACCCTGGCCGCCATCTCGGAGTGGATCAAGCAGACCCCCTATCACCTGACCCATCACGAGATAGGCTATCTGGTGATCCACATCGGGGTCGGGCTGGAGCGTCACTACGACATCGGCTACAGCCGTCCACCCCAGGCGCTGCTGCTGTGCGACGCGGGCAATGCCACCTTCCGGGTGCTGGAGGCGCGCATCAAGCGGGAATACCCCCAGCTGCAGCTGAGCAGCCTGGAGTCGGTGCGGGACTACGAGAGCCTGCCACGGATAGCGCAGGACTTTGTCATCAGCACGGTCAAGGTGAGCGAGAAGAATGCCCCCGTGGTGCAGGTGGCGCCCTTCCCGACCCAGTACCAGCTGGAGCAGCTCGGCAAGCTGGTGCTGATCGATCGCACCCGCCCCTACCTGCTCGACAAGTACTTCGATGCCGAACACTTCATGGTGGTGGATGAACCGCTCAGCCAGGCCAGTCTGTTTGCCCGGATCTGCGATCGGCTGGAGCGGGAGGATCTGGTGGAGGAGGCGTTCAGGGGCTCCCTGCACGAGCGGGAGCGGATCGTCTCCACCATGCTGGGGGATGGCATAGCCCTGCCCCACTCCCTCGGCCTGCTGGCGCGCCGCACCCTGGTCTACACGGTACTGGCGCCTCAGGGCATCGAGTGGGGCAATGGCGAGACCGCCACCCTCATCTTCGCGCTGGCCATCGCCAAGGCCGACTATGAGGAAGCGATGGGACTCTACGATCTGTTCCTGGCGCTGATGAACGAAAAAGCCAGCAAGAATCTGCTGGCTTGTCGGGATTTCGCCAGCTTCAAGGCGCTGGCACGCACCGGATCATGACGGGAGAGGAGGCGAGCCTCACTCCTCGTTGAAGCCCGAGGTGAACAGCGCCACCACGGCGGCCAGGGCCTCTTCTTCTTCCGGCCCCTCCACCTGCACCTCAACCTGCTTGCCTTGGGCGGAGTCCAGCATCAGCAGGCCGATCACGCTGTCCGCATCGGCCTCGACGCCGTCCTCGTTGCGCAGCAGCACATGGGCATCGAAACCCTGCACCAGCTCGAACAGCATCATGGCAGGTCTGGCGTGCATTCCCAGCTTGTTTTTGACTTCTACCGAGGCGGAAACAGTCATCTGAGCGTCCTATTGATCTGTCAGGCTTGGGTTGAGCGCTTGTCGAGGGTGCGGTGGCGGATCTGCACGTTCTTGCCGAGCAGGCGGAACGCGCTGGCCAGCCGCTCGGCGATGAACACGGATCTGTGCTGACCGCCGGTACAGCCGATGCCGACCGTCACATAGCTGCGATTGTTGCGCTCAAGGTGCGGCAACCAGGTCCCCAGCATGTTCTCGATCTGCTGGATGAACAGCATCACGTCCGGCTGGCCGGACAGGTAGTTGGCCACGGGCTCATCCTGACCGGTGAAGGGCTTGAGCTCGGGGATCCAGTGCGGATTGGGCAGGAAGCGGGCATCAAACACGAAGTCGGCATCCTTGGGGATACCGTACTTGAAGCCGAACGACTCGAACACCAGCACCAGCTCGTTCTCTTTCTTGCCGAGCACCCGGGTCTTGATGAGCTCGCTGAGGTCATGGATGCTGAGACTTGTGGTGTCGATGCGCAGATCGGCGGTGGAGGAGAGCGGCGCCAGCAGGTGGGTCTCCTCACGGATCGCCTCATCCAGCGACAGCTTGTTGCGAGACAGGGGGTGCAGCCGGCGGCTCTCGCCGTAGCGCTTGAGCAGGGTATTGTTGTCGGCATCGAAGAAGAAGCTGGAAAACTCCACCCGCCCCTCGTTGCGCACCTGGGCCAGCAAGTTTTCCAGCCGGTCGGGCTGAGTGGGCAGGTTGCGCACGTCTATGCTGACCGCCAGCTTGTCATACTGGCTCTCGACCGAGACGATCAGCTGGGGCAGCAGATTGACCGGCAGGTTATCCACACAGTAATACCCCAGATCCTCCAGTACCCTCAGGGCCACCGTCTTACCGGAGCCCGAGCGACCGCTTACCACTATTAACTGCATCTTGTCCCCTCACGCCAACATGGCTGTATCATGCCCGGCATCAGGCCGAGGTCATGATCTGGTAGAGTTCTTCGTCGCTGGTCGCCTGGCGCAACTGGCGGCAGACGGCCTTGTCACCCAGCTTGGATGCCATCAGGGAAAGGGTCTTGAGGTGCTGCTTGCACTCGCTTTCCGGCACCAGCAAGGCAAAGAGCAGGTCAACCGGTTGGTTGTCGATAGAATCGAATGGGATGGGTTCGGAGAAGGTCATCAGCACGGCGGTCGGGACGAACGCATCGTCGATCCGGCCGTGAGGAATGGCAATACCGGCACCGATCCCGGTACTGCCCATTTTTTCCCGCGCCAGCAGACTCTCAAACAGCACCTGACGGGAGGCGCCCAGGCGCTCTGCGGCCAGTTCACTGATGATCTCGAGGGCGCGTTTCTTGCTGGTACAAGGGACCGCACTCTTGGTGCAGTCCCGACTCAGTATGTGTTCAAGTTGCATAGTTATTTTTGATTTAACTTATCTTTGTGCTTGATGATCTGCCGATCCAGTTTATCCAGCAGGGTATCAATCGCAGCATACATGTCGGCATGCTCCGAATTGGCGAACACCTCTCCCCCGCTGACGTGCAGCTTGGCTTCGGCAATCTGGTTCAGTTTTTCGACGCTCAACACCACATGCACGTTGTTGATATGTTCAAAGTGACGCTCGAGTTTGGCAAATTTGCTATTCACATAATCACGCAGAGCTTCGGTAATCTCGACATGGTGTCCGGTCAGGTTAATTTGCATAACGTCTTCCTTTTGTTTGCCTAAACCAGGCGCTTACGCTGATTGGATGGCGGGATCAACAAGGATTCACGGTACTTTGCGATCGTGCGTCTCGCCACCATAATACCCTGTTCGGCCAGCAAATCCGCGATCTTGCTATCACTAAGCGGTTTGGCAGGGTTCTCTGCCGTCACCAACTTTTTGATCAGGGCGCGAATTGCGGTCGATGAGCACTCTCCTCCTCCCTCCGTATTGACGTGACTGGAGAAAAAAAACTTCAGTTCAAAGATGCCACGGGGCGTGTGCATGTACTTCTGGGTCGTCACCCGTGAGATCGTCGACTCGTGCATCTCCACCGCCTCGGCGATGTCGTTGAGCACCATGGGCTTCATGGCCTCTTCACCGTACTCGAAGAAGCCCTGCTGCTGTTCGACGATGCAGCTGGCGACCTTGAGCAGGGTGTCGTTACGACTCTCCAGACTCTTGATGAACCACTTGGCTTCCTGCAGGTGAGAGCGGATGAACTGGGAGTCCTGACTGGTCTTGGCCTGTCTGGCCATGGCCGCGTAGGTCTCATTGACCCTAATGCGCGGCGCCGAATCCGGATTCAGTTCCACCACCCACTTGTAGCCCTTCTTGACCACGGACACATCCGGGATCACATATTGAGACTCGTTCTGGATGATGCCATTGCCTGGCCTTGGCTCCAGCTGCTGGATGAGATCCAGCACCTCCTTGAGGTCGCTCTCCTTGAGTTTGGTCTTGCGCGCCAGGGTCCGGTAATCGCGGTTGCCGAGCAAGTCCATGTGCTCATTGATCACCTCCCTCGCCTCATTGAGCCAGGGCAGATCGGGCGCATACTGGCCGAGCTGGATCAGCAGACACTCCTGTACCGAACGGGCGGCAATGCCGATCGGATCGAAATGCTGCACCCGCTTGAGCACGGCTTCGACTTCATCCAGTTCGACTTCTACCTCATCGCTGCTGACTGCAGCCTGAATATCCTCGAGAGAAACGGTCAAATAGCCGGATTCGTCGATGGCGTCGATGATGGCGAGGGCAATGGCGGCATCCAGATCGCTGAAGGGGGTCAGTCGCATCTGCCACAGCAGATAGTCCTGCAGGCTCTCGGTGGTTTCCCCCTGGTAGACGCTGTCCTCCCCATCGTGGATAGGGCCGGCGCTCTGGGCCGTTCCGGCCGAATAGACATCGTCCCAGGTGGTATCCACCGGCAGCTCATCTGGCATCTTGTCCTGAGCCATGGCATCGCTGGAATCGAGTTGACTGGCGTCGACCGCCTCTTCCGGGTTGGTCTCCTGCGTCTCGCTCTCCTCTTGCTCCAGCAAGGGGTTGTTGTCGAGCGCTTGCTGAATTTCCTGCTGGAGTTCCAGCGTGGAGAGCTGGAGCAGACGAATCGCTTGTTGTAATTGTGGCGTCATGGTCAGGGACTGACCGAGACGCAACTGTAATGTCGGCTTCATCTACGTCGGGATATCCTTATGTTCAGCGAGGCAGCCACCTAACAAAAATGAGGGATGCCCCCTTACTATAGACTGAATTGATCGCCCAAATAGACGCGCTTGACCTGCTCATCGGCGAGGATATCGGCCGGAGCGCCCTCGGCAATCATCTTGCCATGGCTGACGATATAGGCTTTTTCACACACATCCAGCGTCTCTCGGACGTTGTGATCGGTGATCAGCACACCGAGGCCCCGCTCTTTCAGGTGCTGGATGATCTTCTTGATGTCTATGACGGAAATAGGATCAACACCTGCAAAGGGTTCATCCAGCAGGATGAATCTCGGCTCTGCCGCCAGGGCGCGGGCGATCTCGACCCGGCGCCGCTCCCCCCCCGACAGGCTCTGCCCCAGGCTGTCGCGGATGTGGGTGATGTTGAACTCTTCCAGCAGCTGCTCGACCTTGTCTTCCCGCTCTTCGCGGCTCAAGCCCTTGCGAGTCTGCATGACCCCCATCAGGTTGTCGAACACCGACAGACGGCGGAAGATCGAGGCCTCCTGCGGCAGATAGCCGATGCCGTTACGGGCTCGGATATGCATGGGCTGCAGGCTGATGTCCTGATCGTCGATGGTGATGAGGCCGGCGTCCCGCTGCACCAGACCCACGATCATGTAGAAGGAGGTGGTCTTGCCGGCACCATTGGGGCCGAGCAGCCCCACGATCTGGCCGGTGCCCACTTCCAGACTCACGTCGCTGACCACCATGCGGCGCTTGTAGCTCTTCTGCAGGCCGACTGCTTTTAACACTGCCATGGCTCGTTTCCTACTTCTTCTGATCGGCGGGCTTGTCGAAGTTTTCTACCTGCTCTGGCAGGAACACCGTCTTGACGCGCTGAGTGGGGCCCTTGCTCTCGGCGATCATCTTCTGCTTGACGATGTCGTAGCGGATGAGGTCGCCGGTGACCTGACTGTCTTCCTGTTTGAGCTGGCCGTTGCCGGTGATGGTGACCAACCGGTTCTTCAGCTCGTAGCGGATGCTGTTGCCGTGGGCATTGACCGGCTTGCCGTTGTCCAGGATCTGGAAGAAGGTGGCCGGGTTGCCATAGGCGGTCATCACCTCGGCGCCTTTATCGCCGGAGCGGATCACCACCACCTTGTCGGCCTTAATCTTGATGGTGCCCTGAGTGATGATCACATCATCGCTGAAGGTGATGCGATTGTCCTGCATCTCGGCCACTTGCTTGACCGCGTCCACATAGACCTTCTCGGCAAAGTCAGACTCTTTGGCATTCGCCGCACCGCACAACAGCAGGGCGGCGAGGGCCAGATTAACGTTTTTCATTGAAATAAGTGGCATGGCCTTTATCCAGTAATTCGAAATATTTACGATCCAGGTGACCCCTCAGGCCAACCCCCTCGGTCTGGAATTCCTGACCCACTATGCGGATGTGCTGATTGCTTCTCACGTCCTGAGTCACCAGGTCCAGCTCCAGATAGGGGGTATCCAGGGTGGAGATGAAGGACGCAGGCAGCAGGCCGTCCAGATGCACCTTGTCGCGCAGGATCACGTTGTCGTCGGTGTTGAGCACCCCGGTCTCGGCCGTGACCTTCCACTCGGCCTCGCCCTGCTCATCGAACATGTAGACCACCGGCTTCTCGAAGGTCGCCTGCTCGAGGATCTGGAAATACTCGGCAAACTCCGACTCCAGCCGCTCGGTCCGCTTGCCCTGTTCGTTGAAGCGGGTCGTGATCAGATTCTTGGCGGTGAAGTCAGGTTGATAATTCTCCACCTTGGTGACCGGCTCGGGGGCCAGCTCGATCTCGCCAAACTGCCAGGCCCCCAGCGCCACCAGAAACAGCAGGGCAAACAGCAGCGTCTGTCTGTTCATCGTGAGGCCTCGGGCTGGTAGTCGCCCAGCCCTTGCGCCTGCAGGATGAGGTCGCACACCTCGCGTACCGCGCCGACGCCCCCTCCCAGCCGGGTCACCAGATCCGCCTTTGCCAGCACCAGCGGATGGGCATCCGCCACCGCGATGCCGAGGCCGCAGGCCTGCATCACCGGCAGATCTATGGTGTCATCCCCCATGTAGGCCGCCTGCGACGCCTCTAGACCGAGCTTGGTCAACAATGCCTCGAAGTGGGGCAGCTTCTGATCCGCCCCTTGCACCAGGTGCTGCACTCCCAGGCCGCGCATCCGATCGCTGACGATGCGGGAGTTGCGCCCGGTGATGATGGCGATCTCCAGCCCGGCATTGAGCAGGGCACGCATGCCTGCCCCGTCGCGGGTGCAGAATGTCTTCAGTTCTTCGCCGTTATTGCCCATGTAGATGAAGCCATTGGAAAGCACCCCATCCACATCGCACACCAGCAGGCGGATCTGCGCCGCCTTGTCGTACTGGCCGCGCGTCACCGGACCATAGAGGGTCGGTACGTCTTGCATCAAATCACCCCGGCTTTCAGCAGGTCGTGCATGTTGAAGGCACCCAGTGGCCGCCTTGCTTCATCCACCACCAGCAATCCGTTAATCTTCCTGGTTTCCATCAGTTTGACGGCCTCGGCCGCCATCATCTCAGGCCCTACGGTAACACAGTTGGCCGTCATTACCTTGGCGATCGGGGTGTGATGGATGTCCACCTGCAGATCCAGGATCCGGCGCAGGTCACCATCGGTGAACAGGCCGGCCAGCAGCCCCTGCGTGTCCACGACTGCCGTCATGCCCAGGCCTTTGCGGCTCACTTCCAACAGCGCCTGGCTGATGGTGGCATCTATCCCTACCTGGGGCAACAGCTCGCCGCGATGCATCAGATCGCCCACCCGCAGCAGCAGTCGCTTGCCGAGCGAACCGCCCGGGTGAGAGAGCGCGAAGTCATCGGCGGTGAAGCCACGGGCCTCCAGCAGGGCCACGGCCAGCGCATCCCCCATCACCAGGGTCGCAGTGGTGCTGGAGGTCGGTGCCAGACCGAGCGGGCAGGCCTCCTTGTCGACCTTGATGCACAGATGCACATTGGCCTCCTTGGCCATGGTCGAGGCAGGGTTGCCGGTCATGCAGATGAGCGGGATGCCCCGGCGCTTGAGCACCGGCAGCAGGGCCAGGATCTCGTCGCTCTCGCCGGAGTTGGAGATGGCGATGATGAGGTCGCCGGCGGAGATCATCCCCAGATCCCCGTGGCTGGCCTCGCCAGGGTGCAGGAAGAAGGCTGGCGTGCCGGTGCTGGCCAGGGTCGCGGCGATCTTGTTGCCGACATGGCCAGACTTGCCCATGCCGGTGACCACTATCTTGCCGGCGCAGCGCAGCACCATCTCGCAGGCCCGAACGAAGGTCTCGTCGAGGTACTGGTAGAGGCCATCAATCGCTTGCTTTTCAATGTCCAGCACCGCACGGGCACTGCGACGAAAATCGAACAGTTCAGACACTTTTTCAGGCTTTACAGACATAAAGACACAGCTCCGGGCCGAAATTTGCTGCGGGATTATAAAAAAGTCTGCCGAGATAAGCGAATCGGATGCGGGACCTCATCCTGCTGATGCAAGTTGTTACATAAAACTGTCGTGCATTTGGGGGGGAAGCACGCTCAATAGTTGTTCCTTGCTGTTGCTTAGACCTAGACTAGCCCATAAAATTCGCTCTTCTTTTATACCGGATGGACAATTGTTTGAACAATGACCTGATCACCATCTCCGAGCTGACCTTCAGTCACGGGGATCGGTTGCTGTACGACAGGATCAACCTGACCATTCCCCGTGGCAAGGTCACCGCAGTCATGGGGCCAAGCGGGATCGGCAAGACCACCTTGCTGCGCCTGATCGGTGGCCAGCTGAAACCTGAATCGGGTCATATCCTGTTTGATGGAGAAGACATTCCCACCCTCTCCCGCTCCCGCCTGTATGAAGTCCGCAAACGGATGAGCATGCTGTTCCAGAGCGGTGCCCTGTTCACCGGCATGACCGTCTTCGACAACGTGGCCTTCCCGCTGCGGGAGCACTCCGGCCTGCCGGAGGAGCTGATCCACACCATCGTCATGATGAAGCTGCAGGCCGTCGGGCTGCGTGGCGCGGCCAGACTGATGCCGTCCGAGCTCTCCGGCGGCATGGCCAGGCGCGCCGCGCTGGCCAGATCCATCGCGCTGGATCCGGATCTCATCATGTATGACGAGCCCTTCGTCGGTCAGGATCCCATCACCATGGCGGTGCTGGTGAAGCTCATCAAGGAACTCAACAGTGCCCTTGGTATTACCTCCGTCATCGTCACCCACGATGTGAAGGAGGTGCTGAGCATCGCCGATTACGCCTACATCATCGCCAACCGCAAGGTGGTGGCGCACGGCACCCCGGATCAGCTGCGCGAGGAGCACAATCCGGAAGTCGAACAATTCCTGCAAGGATTGCCAGACGGTCCTGTTCCGTTTCATTTTCCGGCAGGCGATCTGCTACAGGATCTGTGATGTTGATAAGCCAAGTAAGCAAGTTGGGTCGGGTTGGGGTGCGTTTCATCAACGCCATCGGCCGCGCCACCATCATGCTGTTTCACGCGCTGGCGGGCCGCCCCCAGCCACGCAAGCACTTCCCCCTGCTGATGCAGCAGCTCTATGTGGTAGGGGTACAATCGGTCGCCATCATCCTGGTGTCGGGTCTGTTCATCGGCATGGTGCTCTCCCTGCAGGGCTATAACGTGCTGAAGGATTTCGGTGCCGAGCAGAGCCTGGGGCCGCTGGTCTCCCTCTCCCTGCTGCGGGAGCTGGGACCGGTCGTCACCGCCCTGCTGTTTGCCGGCCGGGCGGGCTCCGCCCTGACCGCCGAAATCGGGCTGATGAAGGCCACCGAGCAGCTCTCCAGCCTGGAGATGATGGCGGTGGATCCGCTGCGCCGGGTGGTGGCCCCCCGTTTCTGGGCCGGGGTCATCAGCATGCCGCTGCTGGCCTTCATGTTCAGCCTGATCGGCATCTTCGGTGGCAAGCTGGTCGGCGTCGATTGGCTGGGGGTGGACGAGGGCAGCTTCTGGTCTGCCATGCAGGCCTCCGTCGATTGGCAGGATGACATCATGCAAGGGGCCATCAAGAGTCTGATCTTCGCCCTGGTGGTCACCTGGATTGCGCTCTTTAATGGCTATGATGCCAAGCCGACCTCGGCCGGGATCAGTCAGGCGACGACCCGGACCGTGGTCCACTCGTCCCTGGCCGTGCTCGGTCTGGATTTTATACTCACCGCAATCATGTTTGGATAAGGTAAAGATGAAGTTCAGCAAAGTAGAATTCCTGGTCGGCGCCTTCATGCTGGCCGGCATCGCGGCCATTCTGGTATTGGCATTGCAAGTTGCCGGTTTGAGCTTCAAACCGGAAGGAGAAACCTATACCCTGCGCGCCCATTTCGATAATATCGGCGGCCTGAAAGTCCGCTCACCGGTCAAGGTCGGTGGTGTGGTCGTCGGTCGGGTCAGTGACATCGCCCTGGATGCCAAGAGCCTGGTGCCAGTGGTCTCCTTGCAGATGCAAAAGAGCGCCGGCGAGTTTTCCGAGACCAGCACCCTCTCCATCCTGACCTCGGGTCTGCTCGGCGAGCAGTATGTCGGCCTGGCGCCCGGCTTCACCGACGAGGAGATGGGCACCAACATGCTCAAGGATGGTGACATGATCGAAGACACTAAATCGGCCATAGTACTGGAGGATCTGATTGGCAAGTTCCTCTACAGTCAGTCTGCCGACAACAAAGCTGCCAGCAAGTAAGGAGTAACCATGTTCAAGAAAATTGCCCTGCTGCTGGGTCTGATGACCAGCATGCTGTTTGCCGTGACTGCCCAGGCAGGAGCCAGCGCCGCGGATCCCTATGCCCTGGTGGATCAGGCTGCCCAGCAGACCTTCGCCCGCCTCAAGGCAGATCAGTCCCAGGTGAAGAGCAACCCGGACCACCTGCGGGTGATCATCCGCGAAGAGCTGTTGCCTTACGTGGACAACCGCTTCGCCGCCTACAAGGTGCTTGGCAACCAGATCAAGGAGACCACTCCCGCCCAGCGTGATGCCTTCGTCGAGGTGTTCACCGAGTACATGGTGAGCTCCTATGCCGATGCCCTTGCCCACTTCGACAAGCAGACCGTCCAGGTCCAGCCGGGCAAGACACCGACCGACAGCAACATCACCGCCGTCAACGTCAGCGTGAAAGAGACCGGCAAGCCGGACATCTTCCTCGAGTTCAAGCTGCGCAAGAACAACAAGACCGGCGAGTGGAAGGCCTTCGACATGGTCGCCGAAGGGATCAGCCTGCTCTCCGCCAAGCAGAGCGAGCTCGGTGGCCTCATTCGCCAGAATGGCATCGATGCGGTGATCGCCCAGTTGCGCGAACACAACGCCAAGCCGCTGGTCCTCAAGTCATGACCCTGACGGGTGAGCTGCAGGCACCACAGGTCAACGCCTTGTGGCAGCGCCGGGAGGAGTGGTGGCAAGATGATGCGCTCGAGCTGAGCGGCGTCACCACCCTGGACTCCGCCGGGCTGGCCCTGCTGGTCAAGTGGGCCAAGGCCACCCTCGCAAGAGGCGCCACACCACAACTGGTGGGCGCCTCCCGTGATTTCCATACCTTGGCCAACCTGT encodes the following:
- the mlaE gene encoding lipid asymmetry maintenance ABC transporter permease subunit MlaE; amino-acid sequence: MLISQVSKLGRVGVRFINAIGRATIMLFHALAGRPQPRKHFPLLMQQLYVVGVQSVAIILVSGLFIGMVLSLQGYNVLKDFGAEQSLGPLVSLSLLRELGPVVTALLFAGRAGSALTAEIGLMKATEQLSSLEMMAVDPLRRVVAPRFWAGVISMPLLAFMFSLIGIFGGKLVGVDWLGVDEGSFWSAMQASVDWQDDIMQGAIKSLIFALVVTWIALFNGYDAKPTSAGISQATTRTVVHSSLAVLGLDFILTAIMFG
- the mlaD gene encoding outer membrane lipid asymmetry maintenance protein MlaD codes for the protein MKFSKVEFLVGAFMLAGIAAILVLALQVAGLSFKPEGETYTLRAHFDNIGGLKVRSPVKVGGVVVGRVSDIALDAKSLVPVVSLQMQKSAGEFSETSTLSILTSGLLGEQYVGLAPGFTDEEMGTNMLKDGDMIEDTKSAIVLEDLIGKFLYSQSADNKAASK
- the mlaC gene encoding phospholipid-binding protein MlaC, which gives rise to MFKKIALLLGLMTSMLFAVTAQAGASAADPYALVDQAAQQTFARLKADQSQVKSNPDHLRVIIREELLPYVDNRFAAYKVLGNQIKETTPAQRDAFVEVFTEYMVSSYADALAHFDKQTVQVQPGKTPTDSNITAVNVSVKETGKPDIFLEFKLRKNNKTGEWKAFDMVAEGISLLSAKQSELGGLIRQNGIDAVIAQLREHNAKPLVLKS
- a CDS encoding STAS domain-containing protein, translated to MTLTGELQAPQVNALWQRREEWWQDDALELSGVTTLDSAGLALLVKWAKATLARGATPQLVGASRDFHTLANLYGVANLFQSTPPNTEDA